A window of the Vicugna pacos chromosome 32, VicPac4, whole genome shotgun sequence genome harbors these coding sequences:
- the PES1 gene encoding pescadillo homolog, which produces MGGLEKKKYERGSATNYITRNKARKKLQLSLADFRRLCILKGIYPHEPKHKKKVNKGSTAARTFYLIKDIKFLLHEPIVNKFREYKVFVRKLRKAYGKSEWNTVERLKDNKPNYKLDHIVKERYPTFIDALRDLDDALSMCFLFSTFPRTGKCHVHTIQLCRRLAVEFMHYVIAARALRKVFLSIKGIYYQAEVLGQPIVWITPYTFSHDHPTDVDYRVMATFTEFYTTLLGFVNFRLYQSLNLHYPPKLEGQPHAEAKTSDDTYALDSESSMEKLAALGASLARVVVPTEEEAEVDEFPADGEVSAQEEDRRKELEAQEKHKKLFEGLKFFLNREVPREALAFIIRSFGGNVSWDRSLCIGATYDVTDSSITHQIVDRPGQQTPIIGRCYVQPQWVFDSVNARLLLPVADYFPGVQLPPHLSPFVSEKEGDYVPPEKLKLLALQRGEHPGNLNESEEEEDEEDNEGDGDEEEGKEEEEEDMEAGSEKEEEARLMALEERRMEAQQTAPEERRTEARQTAPEEQRTEGKKPRVMAGTVKLEDKQRLAQEEESEAKRLAIMMMKKREKYLYNKIMFGKRRRIREANKLAEKRKAHDEAVRSEKKAKKARPV; this is translated from the exons ATGGGAGGCCTAGAGAAAAAGAAG taTGAGCGAGGCTCTGCCACCAACTACATCACCCGAAACAAAGCCCGGAAGAAGCTGCAGCTCAGCCTGGCCGACTTCAG ACGGCTGTGCATCTTGAAGGGCATTTATCCCCATGAACCCAAACACAAGAAGAAGGTTAACAAGGGCTCCACGGCAGCCCGAACCTTTTACCTTATTAAAGACATCAAATTCCTCCTCCATGAACCCATTGTCAACAAGTTTCGGGAATACAAg GTGTTTGTCCGGAAGCTGCGCAAGGCCTATGGGAAGAGTGAGTGGAACACAGTCGAGCGGCTGAAGGACAACAAGCCCAACTACAAGCTCGACCACATCGTCAAGGAGCG GTACCCAACATTCATAGATGCCTTGCGGGACCTGGACGATGCCCTCTCCATGTGCTTCCTCTTCTCCACATTCCCACGGACTGGCAAGTGCCACGTGCACACCATCCAGCTGTGCCGCCGGCTTGCTGTGGAGTTCATGCACTACGTCATCGCTGCCCGTGCCCTGCGCAAG GTCTTCCTGTCCATCAAAGGCATCTACTACCAGGCCGAGGTGCTGGGGCAGCCCATTGTGTGGATCACGCCCTATACCTTCTCCCACGAT cacccaaCAGACGTGGACTACAGGGTCATGGCCACCTTCACCGAGTTCTACACGACTCTGCTGGGCTTCGTCAACTTCCGCCTCTACCAGTCCCTCAACCTGCACTACCCACCCAAG CTCGAGGGTCAGCCCCATGCAGAAGCGAAGACCAGTGATGACACTTATGCTTTGGACTCCGAAAGCTCTATGGAG AAACTGGCTGCCCTTGGTGCCAGCCTGGCCCGCGTGGTGGTGCCCACGGAGGAGGAGGCTGAAGTGGATGAGTTTCCTGCCGATGGG GAGGTGTCGGCGCAGGAGGAGGACCGCAGGAAGGAGCTAGAGGCTCAGGAGAAGCACAAGAAGCTCTTTGAGGGCCTGAAGTTCTTCCTGAACCGCGAGGTGCCCCGTGAGGCCCTGGCTTTCATCATCAG GAGTTTTGGGGGGAACGTGTCCTGGGACAGATCTCTGTGCATCGGCGCCACCTACGACGTCACAGACTCCAGCATCACCCACCAGATTGTCGACCGGCCTGGGCAGCAGACCCCCATCATTGGCAG GTGCTATGTGCAGCCCCAGTGGGTGTTCGACTCTGTGAACGCCCGGCTCCTCCTCCCCGTGGCAGACTACTTCCCCGGGGTGCAGCTGCCCCCACACCTCTCGCCCTTTGTGTCAGAGAAGGAAGGCGATTATGTCCCCCCTGAGAAGCTGAAGTTGCTGGCGCTGCAGCGGGGGGAGCACCCAG GAAATTTGAACGAAtctgaagaggaggaggatgaagaggACAATGAAGGTGATGGtgatgaagaggaaggaaaagaagaggaggaggaggatatggAGGCTGGttcagaaaaggaggaggaggcccGTCTGATGGCCCTGGAGGAGCGGAGGATGGAGGCCCAACAGACAGCCCCAGAGGAGCGGAGGACAGAGGCCCGACAGACGGCCCCAGAAGAGCAGAGGACAGAGGGGAAG AAGCCCAGGGTGATGGCGGGCACGGTGAAGCTGGAGGACAAGCAGCGGCTGGCTCAGGAGGAGGAGAGCGAGGCCAAGCGCCTGGCCATCATGATGATGAAGAAGCGGGAGAAGTACCTGTACAACAAGATCATGTTTGGCAAAAGGCGCAGAATCCGCGAG GCCAACAAACTGGCGGAGAAGCGGAAAGCCCATGATGAGGCTGTGAGGTCTGAGAAGAAGGCCAAGAAGGCAAGGCCGGTGTGA